One Cryptosporangium minutisporangium DNA segment encodes these proteins:
- a CDS encoding dihydrodipicolinate synthase family protein, translating to MQPQDSTGVLEGVYAANVTPFRDDERWSIDVDAYLGHVRWLAERGVTGVIPFGTNGEGPSVATHEKHAVLDALAPVAGSLQIVPTVAEGNLPDTLDLLAHLEDLPVAAVMVLPPYYFKPVSADGLRRFYERALAATRHPVVLYHIPKYAIPVPTEVVIDLPVWGVKDSGGEAGYAAAVRAAGKGVLVGTEDDLPARLRTAQGSISALANIVPEQVVSLYAHVRADRTAEAAALSAHLQEVRAMTKEYAAPGVLKKIAEQRHGYPMGTVRPPLTPVPTTFAAAAAAERDVAGPTG from the coding sequence ATGCAGCCGCAGGACTCCACCGGCGTCCTCGAGGGCGTCTACGCCGCGAACGTGACGCCGTTCCGCGACGACGAGCGTTGGAGCATCGATGTCGACGCCTACCTCGGGCACGTCCGCTGGCTGGCCGAGCGGGGCGTCACCGGCGTCATCCCGTTCGGTACCAACGGCGAGGGCCCCTCGGTCGCCACCCACGAGAAGCACGCCGTGCTCGACGCGCTGGCTCCGGTCGCCGGCTCACTGCAGATCGTGCCCACGGTCGCGGAGGGGAACCTGCCCGACACCCTCGACCTGCTGGCCCACCTGGAGGACCTGCCGGTGGCGGCGGTGATGGTGCTGCCGCCCTACTACTTCAAGCCGGTCTCGGCCGACGGCCTGCGCCGGTTCTACGAGCGGGCGCTGGCTGCCACCCGGCACCCGGTGGTGCTCTACCACATCCCGAAGTACGCGATCCCGGTGCCGACGGAGGTGGTCATCGACCTGCCGGTGTGGGGGGTGAAGGACTCCGGGGGAGAGGCGGGTTACGCGGCGGCGGTCCGTGCCGCGGGGAAGGGCGTCCTGGTCGGCACGGAGGACGACCTGCCCGCGCGACTGCGGACGGCACAGGGCTCGATCTCCGCGCTCGCCAACATCGTCCCGGAGCAGGTCGTCAGCCTCTACGCGCACGTCCGCGCGGACCGCACCGCCGAGGCGGCGGCGCTCTCCGCGCACCTGCAGGAGGTGCGGGCGATGACCAAGGAGTACGCCGCTCCCGGGGTGCTCAAGAAGATCGCCGAGCAGCGGCACGGGTATCCGATGGGGACCGTGCGGCCGCCGTTGACACCGGTCCCGACGACGTTCGCCGCCGCCGCGGCGGCCGAGCGCGACGTCGCCGGGCCGACGGGGTGA
- a CDS encoding sugar kinase gives MAEPWPVPRPRVVTAGETMVLVAPPTPGRLRHAGAVTLSIGGAESNVAIGLSRLGVPAGWVSALGEDELGELVLHRVRAEGVDTRAVRRVADRPTGLYLREEVVGALRVYYYRSGSAASTLAPGEFDAAVLDGAEYLHLTGITGALSPESAEFLPWAARTAREAGVRVSYDVNYRSRLWEPAAARAASEAMLPNVDVLLVGDEEARALWGWDDHACLDQLADSGPAEVVLKRGARGCVAVVDGERLTSPGFPVRQVDPIGAGDAFAAGYLAASLDGLGPADRLRTANAMGAFCVQNRGDYEGLPNRRELTAFLNQTVDLGR, from the coding sequence ATGGCTGAGCCGTGGCCGGTTCCCCGGCCACGGGTCGTCACGGCCGGGGAGACGATGGTGCTCGTCGCCCCGCCGACGCCGGGCCGGCTGCGGCACGCCGGAGCGGTGACGCTGTCGATCGGCGGTGCGGAGAGCAACGTCGCGATCGGACTGTCGCGGCTCGGCGTCCCGGCCGGCTGGGTGAGCGCGCTGGGCGAGGACGAACTCGGCGAGCTGGTGCTGCACCGGGTGCGCGCCGAAGGCGTCGACACCAGGGCGGTACGGCGGGTCGCGGACCGGCCCACCGGTCTCTACCTGCGGGAGGAGGTCGTCGGTGCGCTGCGGGTGTACTACTACCGCTCCGGGTCGGCGGCCTCGACCCTGGCGCCGGGGGAGTTCGACGCGGCGGTCCTCGATGGCGCCGAGTACCTGCACCTCACCGGGATCACCGGAGCCCTGTCACCGGAGTCGGCCGAATTCCTGCCGTGGGCGGCGCGAACCGCCAGGGAAGCCGGCGTCCGGGTGTCCTACGACGTCAACTACCGCAGCCGGCTGTGGGAGCCAGCGGCGGCGCGGGCCGCCAGCGAGGCGATGCTGCCCAACGTCGACGTCCTGCTCGTGGGGGACGAGGAGGCCCGCGCCCTGTGGGGCTGGGACGACCACGCCTGTCTGGACCAGCTCGCCGATTCCGGCCCCGCCGAGGTCGTGCTCAAACGCGGTGCGCGCGGCTGCGTCGCGGTCGTGGACGGCGAGCGACTCACCTCGCCGGGCTTCCCGGTCCGCCAGGTGGACCCGATCGGGGCCGGCGACGCGTTCGCCGCCGGCTACCTGGCCGCGTCGCTCGACGGCCTGGGTCCGGCGGACCGGCTGCGGACGGCGAACGCCATGGGGGCGTTCTGCGTCCAGAACCGGGGCGACTACGAAGGGCTGCCGAACCGTCGCGAACTCACCGCGTTCCTGAACCAGACCGTCGACCTGGGGAGATGA
- a CDS encoding Nramp family divalent metal transporter: protein MVSVPSTGGSPTSVVDRFPTKHLAAPEVRELPEPPARFRSVIGPGVIAAGVGMASGEFILYPYIASQVGLVFVWAAFVGLATQYFLNMEIERYTLATGETALTGFSRYWRHWGLVFAIMAYFANIWPGWATSSASLITYLLGGNSTPIAIGILVLIGFTLTMAPVVYQALEKIEMVKVAAVLLLIVVAAVAAISATAWADSRQIVTKAGIPHEELGFALLLGALAFAGAGGGQNLCQSNWIRDKGFGMGAYVPRIVSPVTGHPEAAPSTGFVFEPTQENLARWRRWWRFANLEQLSTFVLISFLTIFFTSLLAYATVFGQEGLASDISFLEAEGDALNDSVGGWFGTFFWIIGAFSLFAAALGIVDYTSRLGADVLKTAYLKSTNESKIYFALVWGLVTIGVIVLLAGLTQPLILLVISAVTGGLMMFMYSALLLLINRRVLPKEIRPGAGRIAALIWAFLLFGVLSVLTFNQQLRELFNG, encoded by the coding sequence ATGGTCAGCGTCCCTTCGACCGGAGGAAGCCCCACCTCGGTGGTGGACCGGTTCCCGACCAAGCACCTGGCCGCACCCGAAGTGCGGGAGCTGCCCGAGCCACCAGCGAGATTCCGAAGCGTCATCGGACCGGGGGTCATCGCGGCCGGCGTCGGCATGGCCAGCGGCGAGTTCATCCTCTACCCCTACATCGCGTCCCAGGTCGGGCTGGTGTTCGTCTGGGCCGCGTTCGTGGGCCTGGCCACCCAGTACTTCCTCAACATGGAGATCGAGCGCTACACGCTCGCCACCGGGGAGACCGCGCTCACCGGCTTCAGCCGGTACTGGCGGCACTGGGGGCTGGTCTTCGCGATCATGGCGTACTTCGCCAACATCTGGCCGGGCTGGGCCACGAGTTCGGCCAGCCTCATCACGTACCTCCTCGGCGGCAACTCGACGCCGATCGCGATCGGCATCCTGGTCCTGATCGGCTTCACCCTGACCATGGCCCCGGTGGTGTACCAGGCGCTCGAGAAGATCGAGATGGTCAAGGTCGCGGCCGTCCTGCTGCTGATCGTCGTCGCCGCGGTGGCCGCGATCAGCGCGACGGCCTGGGCCGACAGCCGCCAGATCGTCACCAAGGCAGGGATACCGCACGAGGAGCTCGGGTTCGCACTGCTGCTCGGAGCGCTGGCGTTCGCCGGCGCCGGAGGTGGCCAGAACCTGTGCCAGAGCAACTGGATCCGGGACAAGGGCTTCGGCATGGGCGCGTACGTGCCGCGGATCGTCAGCCCGGTCACCGGCCATCCGGAGGCCGCACCCTCGACCGGCTTCGTGTTCGAGCCGACGCAGGAGAACCTCGCCCGGTGGCGGCGCTGGTGGCGGTTCGCCAACCTGGAGCAGCTGAGCACGTTCGTGCTGATCAGCTTCCTGACGATCTTCTTCACCTCCCTGCTGGCCTACGCCACCGTGTTCGGCCAGGAAGGCCTGGCCAGCGACATCTCCTTCCTGGAGGCGGAGGGAGACGCGCTCAACGACTCCGTCGGCGGCTGGTTCGGCACGTTCTTCTGGATCATCGGTGCCTTCTCGCTGTTCGCCGCGGCGCTCGGAATCGTGGACTACACCAGTCGGCTGGGGGCCGACGTCCTGAAGACCGCCTATCTGAAGTCGACGAACGAGAGCAAGATCTACTTCGCGCTGGTCTGGGGCCTCGTGACGATCGGTGTCATCGTCCTGCTGGCCGGGCTCACCCAGCCGCTGATCCTGCTCGTCATCTCCGCGGTCACCGGCGGGTTGATGATGTTCATGTACTCGGCGCTGCTGCTGCTGATCAACCGGCGGGTGCTGCCGAAGGAGATTCGCCCCGGCGCCGGCCGGATCGCGGCGCTGATCTGGGCGTTCCTGCTGTTCGGCGTCTTGTCCGTGCTGACCTTCAACCAGCAGTTGCGAGAACTGTTCAATGGCTGA
- a CDS encoding alpha-hydroxy acid oxidase, protein MSNRDGTKRPPYTPPAPLAPVRTARQVPKWSELRDVAQFRRPQLGRTQRRLERALSIRGLREAARRTTPRAVFDYVDGAAEEEITAARNIAAYRRVTFHPDALRSVAEPDPSVVLQGRRISLPLVFAPTGYTRMMHHHGEAAVAAVAQHVGVPYALSTVGTTSIEDVRAAAPDGDLWFQLFFTADPRINEDLLSRAEAAGYSTILLTVDTTVSGMRLRDVVNGLTIPPTLTARTVLNMSRYPMWWFNKLTTGGMTFASLTDVPGSPTPGEVASMMFDPGLDLNSLTWLRQRWRGNLVVKGVTTPASAREVLEYGADGIVVSNHGGRQLDRSAATLDVLPAIRAAVGPETTVLIDGGVLHGQDVVAARALGADAVMIGRAYLYGLMAGGRDGVLRTYEILAEEYLRSMQLLGVRRSEDLTDRHVAFTPHAAGDYPHVSV, encoded by the coding sequence GTGAGCAACCGGGATGGAACGAAACGGCCTCCGTACACCCCGCCGGCACCCCTCGCGCCGGTCAGGACGGCCAGACAGGTACCGAAGTGGTCGGAGCTGCGTGACGTCGCGCAGTTCCGCAGGCCCCAACTGGGCCGGACGCAGCGCCGGCTCGAGCGCGCCCTCTCGATCCGCGGCCTGCGCGAGGCGGCCCGTCGCACGACCCCGCGGGCCGTCTTCGACTACGTGGACGGCGCGGCGGAGGAGGAGATCACCGCGGCGCGGAACATCGCCGCGTACCGCCGTGTCACGTTCCACCCGGACGCGCTGCGCTCGGTCGCCGAACCCGATCCGAGCGTCGTCCTCCAGGGACGGCGTATCAGTCTGCCGCTGGTGTTCGCGCCGACCGGCTACACGCGGATGATGCACCACCACGGGGAGGCCGCCGTCGCCGCGGTGGCCCAGCACGTCGGGGTGCCGTACGCGCTCTCGACGGTGGGCACGACGTCGATCGAGGACGTGCGGGCCGCAGCGCCCGACGGCGACCTGTGGTTCCAGCTCTTCTTCACCGCCGACCCGCGGATCAACGAGGACCTGCTCTCCAGGGCGGAGGCGGCCGGGTACTCGACGATCCTGCTGACGGTCGACACCACGGTCTCCGGAATGCGCCTGCGGGACGTCGTCAACGGCCTGACGATCCCGCCGACGCTGACCGCCCGGACCGTGCTGAACATGTCCCGCTATCCGATGTGGTGGTTCAACAAGCTGACCACCGGCGGGATGACGTTCGCCTCGCTCACCGACGTTCCCGGCAGCCCGACTCCGGGCGAGGTCGCGAGCATGATGTTCGACCCGGGCCTGGACCTGAACTCGTTGACCTGGTTACGCCAACGATGGCGCGGCAACCTCGTCGTCAAGGGCGTGACGACGCCGGCCTCGGCGCGGGAGGTGCTCGAGTACGGCGCGGACGGCATCGTGGTCTCGAACCACGGCGGTCGGCAGCTGGACCGCTCGGCGGCCACCCTCGACGTGCTCCCGGCCATCCGCGCCGCGGTCGGACCGGAGACGACCGTCCTCATCGACGGCGGCGTGCTGCACGGACAGGACGTCGTCGCCGCCCGTGCGCTCGGCGCGGACGCGGTGATGATCGGCCGCGCCTACCTCTACGGCCTCATGGCCGGCGGCCGGGACGGTGTGCTCCGTACCTACGAGATCCTCGCCGAGGAGTACCTGCGGTCGATGCAGCTGCTCGGCGTGCGGCGCAGCGAGGACCTCACCGACCGGCACGTCGCCTTCACACCGCACGCAGCAGGCGACTACCCGCACGTCTCGGTCTGA
- a CDS encoding excinuclease ABC subunit UvrA, which yields MSQRMIEIREARANNLKALDVDVPRGRIVVFVGVSGSGKSSLVFDTIAAEAGYQLNETFPPFVRNRLPKWARPEARRIDGLSSVVVIDQRRIGGNARSTVGTITDAWTYLRLLFSRVSTPHVGESNRFSFNDRTGMCPTCSGIGEVVVSAVERFLDLDKSLKGGAILLPGFGNGGYWYAQYADIGTFDADTPLREWTQAERDALLYGGEHAARLSGRLPKQYEGVVERFERIYLRTADNLSDRKRETLARFTRSALCPECRGDRLNEAARTATVLGFTIGELARTEISELAALVTTVTDPNVAPVVAALKARLDALVAIGLGYLHLGRGTSTLSGGESQRIKTVKHLGSSLVEMLYIFDEPTVGLHPRDVASMTELLQRLRDKGNSVLVVEHDPAVMAIADQIIEIGPGAGERGGTLVFQGTFAQLRRADTLTAAELSRQQPLEDRPRTPRGRIIVTDATRNNLKNLTVDIPAGVMTVLTGVAGSGKSSLAAELVAQHDAVVIDQKPVAANRRSTPITYTGIATPIRKLFARYNDVPAGLFSANSDGACPDCRGLGVIYTDLAFMEGQETICETCGGRRFVPEVLGYTVDGLSIADVDDLTIDDAIRRLPDRAITKALSSLQAVGLGYLRLGQPLTTLSGGESQRVKIAKELREALEPTLYVLDEPTTGLHLRDIGTLLNVLDNLVEHGHTVVVIEHNLDVIRRADWLVDLGPGPGKYGGTVVYEGPVADATGTATAEALRV from the coding sequence ATGTCGCAGCGAATGATCGAGATTCGGGAAGCGCGAGCCAACAACCTGAAGGCCCTCGACGTCGACGTGCCCCGCGGCCGGATCGTGGTGTTCGTGGGAGTGTCCGGCTCCGGCAAGTCGTCGCTGGTGTTCGACACGATCGCCGCCGAGGCCGGTTACCAGCTCAACGAGACCTTCCCCCCGTTCGTACGCAACCGGCTGCCGAAGTGGGCGCGGCCGGAGGCCCGGCGGATCGACGGCCTCTCCTCGGTCGTGGTGATCGACCAGCGACGCATCGGCGGGAACGCGCGCTCCACGGTCGGGACGATCACCGACGCGTGGACCTACCTCAGGCTCCTGTTCTCCCGCGTGAGCACGCCGCACGTCGGCGAGTCCAATCGCTTCTCGTTCAACGACCGCACCGGCATGTGCCCGACGTGCTCCGGCATCGGCGAGGTCGTCGTCAGTGCCGTCGAGCGCTTCCTCGACCTGGACAAGTCCTTGAAGGGGGGCGCCATCCTGCTGCCCGGGTTCGGCAACGGCGGCTACTGGTACGCCCAGTACGCCGACATCGGCACGTTCGACGCCGACACCCCGTTGCGCGAGTGGACCCAGGCCGAACGCGACGCACTGCTGTACGGCGGCGAACACGCCGCACGTCTGAGCGGCAGGCTCCCCAAGCAGTACGAGGGCGTCGTCGAACGCTTCGAACGCATCTACCTGCGAACCGCCGACAACCTCTCCGACCGGAAGCGCGAGACCCTCGCCCGGTTCACCCGCTCGGCGTTGTGCCCGGAGTGCCGCGGAGACCGGCTCAACGAAGCCGCCCGCACCGCCACCGTGCTGGGGTTCACCATCGGCGAGCTGGCGCGCACGGAGATCAGCGAGCTCGCCGCGCTGGTCACCACGGTGACCGATCCGAACGTCGCGCCGGTCGTGGCCGCTCTGAAGGCACGGCTGGATGCCCTGGTCGCGATCGGGCTGGGATATCTCCACCTCGGCCGCGGCACCTCGACCCTGTCCGGCGGCGAGTCGCAGCGGATAAAGACCGTCAAGCACCTGGGCAGCAGCCTCGTGGAGATGCTCTACATCTTCGACGAACCCACCGTCGGCCTCCATCCGCGCGACGTCGCGTCCATGACCGAGCTGCTCCAGCGTCTGCGGGACAAGGGCAACAGCGTCCTCGTCGTCGAACACGACCCGGCGGTGATGGCCATCGCAGACCAGATCATCGAGATCGGCCCGGGAGCCGGCGAGCGCGGCGGCACACTCGTCTTCCAGGGAACCTTCGCGCAGCTGCGCCGAGCAGACACCCTCACCGCGGCTGAACTGTCCCGGCAGCAGCCGCTCGAGGACCGGCCCCGGACGCCGCGCGGGCGCATCATCGTCACGGACGCCACCCGCAACAACCTGAAGAACCTCACGGTCGACATCCCCGCCGGAGTGATGACCGTGCTCACCGGGGTCGCCGGCTCGGGGAAGTCCAGTCTCGCCGCCGAGCTGGTCGCCCAGCACGACGCGGTGGTGATCGATCAAAAGCCGGTCGCCGCCAACCGCCGATCCACGCCCATCACCTACACCGGCATCGCGACGCCCATCCGCAAGCTGTTCGCGCGCTACAACGACGTTCCGGCCGGCCTGTTCAGCGCCAACTCCGACGGCGCCTGCCCCGACTGCCGCGGCCTCGGCGTCATCTACACCGACCTCGCGTTCATGGAAGGGCAGGAGACGATCTGCGAGACCTGCGGCGGACGACGCTTCGTCCCCGAGGTGCTCGGCTACACGGTCGACGGGCTGTCCATCGCCGACGTGGACGACCTGACGATCGACGACGCCATCCGCCGCCTGCCCGACCGGGCGATCACGAAGGCGTTGAGTTCCCTGCAGGCCGTCGGCCTGGGCTACCTCCGGCTCGGTCAGCCGCTCACCACCCTCTCCGGGGGCGAGAGCCAGCGCGTCAAGATCGCCAAGGAGCTCCGCGAGGCACTCGAACCGACGCTCTACGTCCTCGACGAACCCACTACCGGGCTGCACCTGCGGGATATCGGCACGCTCTTGAACGTCCTCGACAACCTCGTCGAACACGGCCACACGGTGGTGGTCATCGAGCACAACCTCGACGTGATCCGCCGCGCCGACTGGCTCGTCGACCTCGGGCCAGGGCCCGGCAAGTACGGCGGAACGGTCGTCTACGAAGGCCCCGTCGCCGACGCGACCGGCACCGCCACCGCGGAGGCGCTCCGCGTCTGA
- a CDS encoding helix-turn-helix transcriptional regulator, whose translation MSDVTQRTLALLALLQTGRAFSGDELAGRLDVNPRTLRRDVDRLRGYGYPVETQPGPGGYYRLSAGSAMPPLLLEDAEAIATLLGLALLASTGMASEGSIGDAATRAYGKVDQYLPKRLRARAAAVRASVEAGQVHAPSTGVDTMSALADAIHRRHVVTFDYVGASGSTTERRVEPHRQIHHSLRWYLLAWDVDKHDWRVFRTDRITDLQERSQEFAPRPLPADTGVDYLRQGLRKPRQRVVLTIDAPAIAVADALRYQDVELVPLAADRTRAVLRVDSWQWLLLNLAFLDADFTVDEPDAFRTALRRFGARLGGQETDQAG comes from the coding sequence ATGAGCGACGTCACTCAACGCACCCTCGCTCTGCTCGCGCTGCTGCAGACGGGGCGGGCGTTCAGCGGCGACGAGCTCGCCGGCCGCCTGGACGTCAACCCGCGCACACTGCGACGAGACGTGGATCGGCTCCGTGGTTACGGCTACCCGGTGGAGACCCAGCCGGGCCCCGGCGGCTACTACCGGCTCTCGGCCGGCAGCGCGATGCCGCCACTACTTCTGGAGGACGCCGAGGCCATCGCGACCCTGCTCGGGCTGGCCCTCCTCGCCTCCACCGGCATGGCCAGCGAAGGAAGCATCGGCGACGCGGCGACGCGCGCTTACGGGAAGGTCGATCAGTACCTGCCCAAACGGTTGCGTGCCCGAGCGGCGGCCGTCCGCGCCAGCGTCGAAGCCGGGCAGGTGCACGCCCCGAGCACTGGTGTCGACACGATGAGCGCGCTCGCCGACGCCATCCACCGCCGGCACGTGGTGACGTTCGACTACGTCGGAGCGTCCGGGTCCACGACCGAACGCCGGGTCGAGCCGCACCGCCAGATCCACCACAGCCTGCGCTGGTACCTGCTCGCCTGGGACGTCGACAAGCACGACTGGCGGGTGTTCCGCACCGACCGGATCACCGACCTCCAGGAGCGCAGTCAGGAGTTCGCGCCTCGCCCCCTCCCCGCCGACACCGGCGTCGACTACCTGCGCCAGGGTCTCCGCAAGCCGCGGCAGCGGGTGGTCCTGACGATCGACGCACCGGCGATCGCCGTGGCCGACGCGCTCCGGTACCAGGACGTCGAACTCGTCCCCCTCGCCGCCGACCGCACGCGCGCCGTCCTGCGCGTCGACTCCTGGCAGTGGCTGCTGCTCAACCTCGCGTTCCTCGACGCCGACTTCACCGTCGACGAGCCGGACGCGTTCCGCACCGCGCTCCGACGATTCGGTGCCCGCCTCGGCGGGCAGGAAACGGATCAGGCCGGGTGA
- a CDS encoding TetR/AcrR family transcriptional regulator — protein sequence MGSDSRDRMIRAAVELFRERGYAGTSFGDVIERSGAPRGSIYHHFPGGKVQLAEEALRWYAQRSTEALSRLTGGFPADEAVALFLDASQDALRRSEFGQGCPVAGVALDLAPSDTTLATASTETFTAWQSVLAAAFTRDGAAPSRAARAATLVVAAVEGGLLLARAARSTNPLDDVRSELAGYVRAVLGHPA from the coding sequence GTGGGATCTGACAGCCGGGACCGAATGATCCGGGCGGCGGTCGAGTTGTTCCGCGAGCGCGGCTACGCGGGCACCTCGTTCGGCGACGTCATCGAGCGGAGCGGCGCTCCGCGGGGGTCGATCTACCACCACTTCCCCGGCGGCAAGGTCCAGCTGGCCGAGGAGGCGCTGCGTTGGTACGCCCAGCGGAGTACCGAGGCGCTCAGCCGGCTGACCGGAGGATTCCCGGCGGACGAGGCGGTCGCGCTCTTCCTCGACGCCTCGCAGGACGCGCTACGCCGCAGTGAATTCGGCCAGGGGTGCCCGGTCGCCGGGGTGGCGCTGGACCTCGCGCCGTCCGATACGACGCTCGCGACGGCGTCGACCGAGACGTTCACGGCGTGGCAGTCCGTGCTGGCGGCGGCGTTCACGCGGGACGGAGCCGCTCCTTCCCGTGCGGCGCGTGCCGCGACGCTGGTGGTCGCCGCCGTGGAAGGAGGGCTCCTGCTGGCCCGGGCGGCGCGGAGCACGAACCCGCTCGACGACGTGCGGAGCGAACTCGCCGGCTACGTTCGCGCCGTTCTCGGTCACCCGGCCTGA
- a CDS encoding zinc-dependent alcohol dehydrogenase: MPVPVLTGPGEALVRPVAVATCDLDTMINAGSYPLPLPYALGHEFVAEVLTVSEGVTVAAPGDLVVVPFQISCGVCRSCRRGRTGDCNAVPPLSAYGLGAMGGDWGGAVSDVVRVPFADAMLVPMPPGVDPAAAASADNLTDAWRTVAPYLSDTEDDRRVLVFGAWSIGLYAVAIARALGAAVTYVDDDPGRLAVAEQLGATAREVAENARLELAPLTVHTTGRPGRLRQAIKATEPGGTLVDTGIFPAEQPMPLMRMYTTGLTFVTGRAQCRRDLPAVLDLIAAGALAPSVVTGHTAGWSDAPAAWAGHTHKLVLRR; this comes from the coding sequence GTGCCCGTCCCCGTCCTGACCGGACCCGGTGAGGCTCTCGTCCGGCCGGTCGCCGTGGCCACCTGCGACCTCGACACGATGATCAACGCGGGCTCCTACCCGCTGCCGCTGCCCTACGCGCTCGGCCACGAGTTCGTCGCGGAGGTGCTCACGGTCAGCGAGGGCGTCACCGTGGCCGCGCCCGGCGATCTCGTCGTGGTGCCGTTCCAGATCAGCTGCGGCGTGTGCCGGTCGTGCCGGCGCGGACGAACCGGCGACTGCAACGCGGTGCCGCCGCTCTCCGCGTACGGCCTCGGCGCCATGGGCGGCGACTGGGGCGGCGCGGTCTCCGACGTCGTCCGGGTGCCGTTCGCCGACGCGATGCTCGTTCCGATGCCTCCCGGCGTCGATCCGGCCGCCGCGGCCAGTGCGGACAACCTCACCGACGCCTGGCGCACCGTCGCGCCGTACCTCTCCGACACCGAAGACGACCGGCGGGTCCTCGTCTTCGGGGCCTGGTCGATCGGCCTGTACGCGGTCGCGATCGCCCGTGCCCTGGGCGCCGCGGTGACCTACGTCGACGACGACCCCGGCCGCCTCGCGGTGGCGGAGCAACTCGGCGCCACCGCCCGGGAGGTCGCGGAGAACGCCCGCCTGGAGCTGGCGCCGCTGACCGTCCACACCACCGGCCGGCCGGGTCGGCTGCGGCAGGCGATCAAGGCCACCGAGCCCGGCGGCACGCTGGTCGACACCGGGATCTTCCCCGCGGAGCAGCCGATGCCGCTGATGCGCATGTACACCACGGGCCTGACGTTCGTGACCGGACGCGCCCAGTGTCGCCGCGACCTCCCCGCGGTACTCGACCTGATCGCCGCCGGAGCCCTCGCTCCCTCGGTCGTCACCGGCCACACCGCGGGTTGGTCGGACGCACCCGCGGCGTGGGCCGGACACACCCACAAACTCGTCCTTCGCCGCTGA
- a CDS encoding winged helix DNA-binding domain-containing protein — MLTRLSARALNRAALARQFLLERADVPVLDAVAHLCGLQAQEPQEPFVGLWSRLRRFDPAELSDLLLDRQVVRTGLMRRTIHLLTADDALAWRSRHDAMLRQRMLGVYRRDLDGVDLDELAATGARLMADGQPRSTSEVGKVLADRWPDVGARVLGDAVVGSLIPMVQLPPRGVWRATAGVKNLPMEAWLGRAVDPPAAPGSDPVGEALVRRYLAAYGPAATADLRAWCGLAGLPHAVAAVRPELVAFRDERGRELLDLPDAPRPDPDTPAPVRYLPAFDNAILGYDDRTRIVDDAHRGLSVAGQRAVLVDGRVAALWTVEAGTVVVTPLRPFSAADRTAVAEEGRELAGFLSNGESDRVEVAAAPE; from the coding sequence ATGCTCACCCGACTGAGTGCCCGCGCGCTGAACCGTGCGGCGCTGGCCCGCCAGTTTCTGCTCGAACGGGCGGATGTTCCGGTTCTGGACGCCGTCGCTCATCTCTGCGGTCTGCAAGCGCAGGAGCCGCAGGAACCGTTCGTCGGGCTCTGGTCGCGGCTGCGCCGATTCGACCCGGCCGAGCTTTCCGACCTCCTCCTGGACCGCCAGGTCGTCCGCACCGGCCTGATGCGGCGCACGATCCACCTCCTCACCGCCGACGACGCGCTGGCCTGGCGCTCCCGTCACGACGCCATGCTCCGCCAGCGGATGCTCGGGGTGTACCGGCGCGACCTGGACGGCGTCGACCTCGACGAGCTGGCCGCCACCGGAGCTCGGCTGATGGCCGACGGGCAGCCCCGCTCGACGAGCGAGGTCGGCAAGGTGCTCGCCGACCGCTGGCCGGACGTCGGCGCGCGTGTCCTGGGTGATGCGGTCGTCGGCTCCCTGATCCCGATGGTGCAGCTTCCGCCGCGGGGGGTCTGGCGCGCGACCGCCGGCGTCAAGAACCTCCCGATGGAAGCGTGGCTGGGGCGGGCGGTCGATCCGCCGGCGGCGCCGGGCTCGGACCCGGTGGGTGAGGCGCTGGTCCGCCGCTACCTCGCCGCGTACGGCCCGGCCGCCACGGCTGACCTGCGTGCCTGGTGCGGCCTCGCCGGCCTGCCGCACGCGGTGGCGGCGGTCCGGCCCGAACTCGTCGCATTCCGCGACGAACGCGGCCGGGAGCTGCTCGACCTTCCCGACGCTCCACGTCCCGACCCGGACACACCGGCCCCGGTCCGCTACCTGCCCGCCTTCGACAACGCGATCCTCGGCTACGACGACCGCACCCGGATCGTGGACGACGCCCACCGCGGGCTCTCGGTGGCCGGTCAGCGCGCCGTGCTGGTCGACGGGCGGGTCGCAGCACTGTGGACCGTGGAGGCCGGCACCGTGGTCGTGACGCCGCTGCGCCCCTTCTCGGCGGCCGACCGGACCGCCGTCGCCGAGGAAGGCCGCGAGCTGGCCGGCTTCTTGTCGAACGGGGAGAGCGACCGGGTGGAGGTGGCGGCGGCGCCCGAGTAA